DNA from Desulfonatronum sp. SC1:
GCGTAAGATCGGCCACGCCGGGACTCTGGATCCGTTGGCCCAGGGAGTCCTGCTGGTCCTTTTGGGCCAAGCCACTAAAATCGCCTCCTATCTGACTGAAGGCCGCAAGCAGTACCAGGGCGTGTTGCGTTTGGGCATTGAAACCGATACCTACGATGTTTTGGGGAAGGTTTTGAGTACCACTGACCCCACGGAGGCGAATGCCCAACGGGTAAACGCCGCGATTTTGGAGTGGGCGGGCCTCATCGAACAGGAAGTACCGCCCTACTCCGCGGCCAAGCATCAGGGTAAGCCCTTGTATGCCTTGAGCCGATCCGGGCGAGACGTCCCGGTGAAACGAAAACCTATTCAAATTTTTCAGGCGGAGGTTCTTTCCATTGACCTCCCCCTGGTGCGCTTCCGGGTGGAGTGTTCCGCCGGCACCTATATCCGTTCCCTGGTCCACAGCCTGGGGAAACGACTGCACTGCGGGGCCGTGCTGGAAGAGTTGATCCGGGAGCGCAGCCATCCCTTCGCCCTTGACCAGGCCCATGGTCTCCAGGACGTGCTGGATGAATCGGAGGCGTTTTCGGGGAAAGTGATCGCGTTGCGGGAAGCCTTGCCGCATTTCCCGAAACATGTCCTTTCTCCGGAGCAATCCCGGATCGTCCGCCATGGCGGAAGATTGCCCGGGAATTTTTCCGGCAATGGCCCTCACAGTGCGGAGTCTCCGGCTCCGGGTGCGCGGGCCCTGTTCTTGGATGACCAGGAACACCCCCTGGCTCTGGTCGAGATGCGCGAAGCGGACGGCGTGTTGCAATGGACCATCCTGCGCGGCTTGTTTTAGCCCCAGGACCCGGAGCCGAACGTACGTCGCTTCCGGGACCCGAATCATTTCCCGAAGGGGACAACCAAGGAGGAATCCGCTGTGGTCATGAGTATCGAAGATAAAGCCAAGGTGATCGAGGAGTACCGGTTGAAGGAGGGCGACACCGGTTCGCCCGAGGTGCAGGTGGCTCTGTTGACCCACCGTATCAACGAATTGACCGGGCATTTCAAGACCCACAAAAAGGACTTTCACTCCCGGACCGGCCTGTTGAAGCTGGTCGGGAAGCGCAGGGGGCTGCTGAACTATCTCAAGAAGAAGGACGTTCAGCGTTACCGCGATCTGATCGAACGACTCAAACTGCGCAAGTAGTTTTCGCGCATGCCTTTGGAGCCCCGGCGGCCATCGCCTTGCCGGGGCTCCGTTCACTTATTTTCAGCCAAGGATATGTCTACGTATTATGAATGATCTCATGAACTGCACACGCCTGTCGACGAACCTGAACGGCAAGGAATTCATCATTGAAACGGGGAGAATGGCCAATCAGGCCGACGGTGCCGTCTGGGTGCAGTGCGGCGATACCGTCGTGCTGGTCACGGCCGTGGCCCAGGCCCTGGACCGCGAAGTTTCCTTCCTGCCCCTGACTGTGAATTATCAGGAAATGTCCTATGCTGCGGGCCAGATTCCCGGAAACTTTTTCCGGCGAGAGATCGGCCGCCCCAGCGACCGGGAAACCCTGGTCTCTCGGGTCATCGACCGACCCATCCGGCCTATGTTCCCGAAAAAATTTCCCATGGAAATCCAGGTCATCGCCACGGTTTTGTCGGCAGACCCGGACAACGACCCGGACGTCCTGGCGCTCACCGGTGCATCCGCGGCTCTGCACATCTCCCGGATTCCCTTCCTGGGTCCCATCGCCGGGATCAGGGTCGGCTGCATCAACGGCGAGTTCGTGCTGAATCCCAGCTTCAAGGATTTGACGGAAAGCACCTTAAATTTGATCATGGCCGCCTCTCGCGACGCCGTGGTCATGGTGGAAGCCGGGGCGAGCTTTGTTCCGGAATCCCTGATCGCCAGTGCCCTGGAATGGGGTCAGCAGCAGGTCATTCCCCTGCTGGACCTGCAGGACGAGTTCCGGGAAAAGATCGGCAAGCCCAAGATCGCACCCAAACTGACCATCATCGCCCCGGACCTGACCTTCATGGTCCGCGATTTGGCCCAGGGCAAACTGGAAGTCGCACTGCAGATTCCGGTGAAGGCCGCGCGCAAGGAAGCCCAGAAGGCCGTTCATCAGGAAGTGGTTCAAGCCCTGGTGGAAAAAGGCGTGGACATCCAGGCCGTGGGCTCCCAGGTGGACGAGATCATGGAAGTTCTAGAGAAAGAGGTGATGCGCGCTCGGATTCACCGCGAGCACAAACGCCTGGACGGTCGGGACCTGACCACGGTGCGCCCCATCGACATCCAGGTCGGCCTGCTGCCCAGAACCCACGGTTCTGCCCTGTTCACCCGCGGCGAGACCAAGGCCCTGGCCGTGGCCACCATGGGCAGCACCCGTGACGAACAGCGTCTGGACACTCTGGCCGGGGGGAGCACCAAGCGGTTCATGCTGCACTACAATTTCCCGCCCTATTGCGTTGGCGAGGCTCGGATGCTGCGCGGCCCCAGCCGCCGGGAGATCGGCCATGGCCAGCTGGCCGAGCGCGCACTGACCCCAGTCCTGCCTCAGCCCGAGGATTATCCGTTCACCCTGCGCATCGTTTCCGAGGTCATGGAGAGCAACGGCTCGTCGTCCATGGCCACGGTTTGCGGCGCGTCCCTGGCCCTGATGGACGCCGGCGTGCCCATTTCGGAAGCCGTGGCCGGGATTGCCATGGGCTTGATCAAGGAAGGCGAGGATTACCTGGTTCTGACGGACATCCTCGGAGCCGAGGACCATCTTGGAGACATGGACTTCAAGGTTGCCGGGACCGTCGAGGGCATCACCGCGATCCAGATGGACATCAAGATCGCCGGAATTCCCACGGACGTGCTCAGCAGAGCCTTGGAGCAGGCCCGTGACGCCCGGCTGCATATTCTCAAGGAAATGAACGCCGTGCTGGACAAGCCTCGAACGGAGCTTTCGCCCTACGCCCCGCAGCTCAGCGTGGTGCACATCAATCCGGAAAAGATCCGCGAGGTCATCGGCCCCGGCGGCAAGACCGTCAAGGCCATCACCGCGGCCACGGGAGCTTCCGTGGATATCGACGATTCCGGAAAGATATCCATCTTTGCTCCGACCAAAGACGCCCTGGACATGGCCGTGGAAATGGTCATGTTCTACAATCAGGTTCCGGAAATCGGCAAGGACTACACCGGTCGGGTCAAGAAAATCATCGAGTTTGGCGCGGTGGTGGAGATCCTGCCCGGCGTGGAAGGCCTGGTCCACGTTTCCCAGCTGGATACGGCCCGGGTGGAGCAGGTGGCGGACGTGGTCCAGCTCGGTCAGGAACTGAAGGTCAAGGTGATCGAGGTGGAGCCCTCGGGACGAGTCCGTATGTCCCGCAAGGCCGTGATCATGGAAGAGCGCGGTGAAGTCTTCGACATGGCCTCCGCGGCCCGACCTTCTGGCGGCCCGCGCCGGGACAGCGGCCGGGGCCGGGATGACCGGGGTCGCGGTGACCGCGATCGCGGTCGTCGGTAGCCGCTTTGACGTAATGGCAACTTGACGGTGCAAGCACCGGTCAGGATCGAAAAAAGGCGCGTCATGCGCCTTTTTTCATTGGTGGATGATTGCTCTTGCTGGAGGTGTTGCGTATGGGCAATATGCCGCGTCGGCGCGAGAACGTCGGCCCGAGGCGGATTTTCCATGTCTCCTTCAACCATATTGTTTCGGGAGGTTCCCCATGCCCGCTTTTCGCTTCGCCGTATCCGTCTCCGTACTCCTGTCCATCCTGCTTGGAGGGCTTTTGGCCTGCGTTCCCGGAACAAAGCACGGATCGCA
Protein-coding regions in this window:
- the truB gene encoding tRNA pseudouridine(55) synthase TruB, coding for MDSEDRPKKPDQAHGVLVLDKPSGPSSTQCLERIKRTLGQRKIGHAGTLDPLAQGVLLVLLGQATKIASYLTEGRKQYQGVLRLGIETDTYDVLGKVLSTTDPTEANAQRVNAAILEWAGLIEQEVPPYSAAKHQGKPLYALSRSGRDVPVKRKPIQIFQAEVLSIDLPLVRFRVECSAGTYIRSLVHSLGKRLHCGAVLEELIRERSHPFALDQAHGLQDVLDESEAFSGKVIALREALPHFPKHVLSPEQSRIVRHGGRLPGNFSGNGPHSAESPAPGARALFLDDQEHPLALVEMREADGVLQWTILRGLF
- the rpsO gene encoding 30S ribosomal protein S15, whose protein sequence is MVMSIEDKAKVIEEYRLKEGDTGSPEVQVALLTHRINELTGHFKTHKKDFHSRTGLLKLVGKRRGLLNYLKKKDVQRYRDLIERLKLRK
- the pnp gene encoding polyribonucleotide nucleotidyltransferase, with translation MNDLMNCTRLSTNLNGKEFIIETGRMANQADGAVWVQCGDTVVLVTAVAQALDREVSFLPLTVNYQEMSYAAGQIPGNFFRREIGRPSDRETLVSRVIDRPIRPMFPKKFPMEIQVIATVLSADPDNDPDVLALTGASAALHISRIPFLGPIAGIRVGCINGEFVLNPSFKDLTESTLNLIMAASRDAVVMVEAGASFVPESLIASALEWGQQQVIPLLDLQDEFREKIGKPKIAPKLTIIAPDLTFMVRDLAQGKLEVALQIPVKAARKEAQKAVHQEVVQALVEKGVDIQAVGSQVDEIMEVLEKEVMRARIHREHKRLDGRDLTTVRPIDIQVGLLPRTHGSALFTRGETKALAVATMGSTRDEQRLDTLAGGSTKRFMLHYNFPPYCVGEARMLRGPSRREIGHGQLAERALTPVLPQPEDYPFTLRIVSEVMESNGSSSMATVCGASLALMDAGVPISEAVAGIAMGLIKEGEDYLVLTDILGAEDHLGDMDFKVAGTVEGITAIQMDIKIAGIPTDVLSRALEQARDARLHILKEMNAVLDKPRTELSPYAPQLSVVHINPEKIREVIGPGGKTVKAITAATGASVDIDDSGKISIFAPTKDALDMAVEMVMFYNQVPEIGKDYTGRVKKIIEFGAVVEILPGVEGLVHVSQLDTARVEQVADVVQLGQELKVKVIEVEPSGRVRMSRKAVIMEERGEVFDMASAARPSGGPRRDSGRGRDDRGRGDRDRGRR